A single window of Pseudoalteromonas ulvae UL12 DNA harbors:
- a CDS encoding sensor histidine kinase produces MRTPLTIIRGESEVLLRSQSAQLPDYKEVLQRVVDEVQHTTALIEDLMLVARSSAGQLKLNIHQFDLKNLLTDIQQVYQRKANAQQQEITLFLANQEAFIDADERRLRQVLMILLENALAYSPSQTCTEIHLLIREELVVIKVIDQGMGIPKEEQQQVFERFYRGNRGQTPGSGLGLPVAKAIIDGHGGHISLQPNSHGQGCTATVLLPILGVETA; encoded by the coding sequence CTGCGCACACCACTGACCATCATTCGTGGTGAGTCCGAAGTATTATTACGCAGCCAATCCGCTCAATTGCCAGACTACAAAGAAGTATTGCAGCGCGTGGTCGATGAGGTACAACATACAACCGCCTTAATCGAAGATTTAATGCTGGTTGCCCGCTCAAGTGCCGGGCAATTAAAACTCAACATCCATCAGTTTGATTTAAAAAATTTACTGACCGACATCCAGCAAGTTTATCAACGAAAAGCCAATGCTCAACAACAAGAAATCACTTTGTTTTTGGCCAATCAAGAGGCATTTATTGATGCCGATGAACGCCGTTTACGCCAAGTACTGATGATTTTATTAGAAAATGCACTGGCCTACTCCCCAAGCCAAACCTGTACAGAAATTCATCTGCTGATCCGTGAAGAGCTAGTGGTGATTAAGGTAATCGATCAAGGCATGGGGATCCCCAAAGAAGAACAGCAGCAAGTTTTTGAACGCTTTTACCGTGGAAATCGTGGCCAAACCCCAGGTTCGGGATTAGGATTACCCGTAGCAAAAGCCATAATAGATGGTCATGGCGGCCATATTTCATTACAGCCCAATAGTCATGGTCAAGGCTGTACCGCAACAGTCTTGTTGCCCATTTTAGGTGTTGAAACAGCATGA
- a CDS encoding HD-GYP domain-containing protein: MIETKLSDLAVGHYVVKIMLQSGNYNLAKPSYIKSQQVIDKLASKGVQTVLIDPDRTLHQSVLPVATSAPQPNDKISRQQLIKADVLRAKMIFDDSKAISAKVFNDVQSGREIELAPVLDITETAMNEVFKNSSALACVINIREKDHYLLEHSVSVSVLMCIFARHLGIDSATTHQLAVGAFLHDIGKIKVPSHILHKPGKLTDDEFEIMKTHVNHSIDAIEKTSNISPLSLSVAAQHHEKLDGNGYPFKLNADDISLYGRMISICDIFDALTANRVYKAGYSHIKSFSILRNLAKLNHLDSQLVDKFIKCMGVYPVGSLVELHSHKLAIIEEHNTEDPTRPVVKTFYDVDQKGYQAAKSIDLTSDEDYIVKGVRPDDFNLDMNQIVEFLLKQG; the protein is encoded by the coding sequence ATGATAGAAACGAAGCTTAGCGATTTGGCTGTTGGCCATTATGTTGTCAAAATTATGCTGCAAAGTGGGAATTATAATCTTGCTAAGCCGAGTTATATCAAAAGCCAACAGGTCATCGATAAATTGGCCAGTAAAGGCGTGCAAACTGTCTTAATCGACCCCGATAGAACACTGCATCAATCAGTGTTACCGGTGGCCACATCCGCTCCCCAACCAAACGATAAGATCAGCCGCCAGCAATTAATCAAAGCCGATGTACTTCGAGCCAAAATGATTTTTGATGATTCTAAAGCGATTTCAGCCAAAGTCTTTAACGATGTGCAAAGTGGCCGCGAAATAGAACTCGCTCCGGTATTAGACATCACAGAAACTGCGATGAATGAAGTGTTCAAAAATTCCAGCGCCCTGGCCTGTGTAATTAACATTCGCGAAAAAGATCATTATTTATTAGAGCACTCAGTATCGGTGTCCGTATTAATGTGTATTTTTGCACGCCACTTAGGTATCGACTCAGCCACCACACACCAACTCGCAGTGGGGGCATTTTTGCATGATATTGGCAAAATTAAAGTCCCAAGCCATATTTTACATAAGCCTGGAAAACTCACTGACGATGAATTTGAAATAATGAAAACTCACGTGAACCATTCCATTGATGCGATAGAAAAAACCTCCAATATTAGCCCACTAAGTTTATCTGTTGCGGCCCAACATCACGAAAAACTCGATGGTAACGGCTACCCTTTTAAATTAAATGCTGATGACATTTCACTGTATGGCCGGATGATTTCTATTTGCGATATATTTGATGCACTGACAGCCAACCGAGTATATAAAGCAGGATACAGCCACATCAAATCGTTTAGTATTTTACGCAACCTGGCCAAGCTTAATCATCTCGATTCACAGTTAGTTGATAAGTTTATCAAATGCATGGGGGTTTATCCGGTCGGTTCGTTAGTTGAATTACACTCCCACAAACTGGCAATCATCGAAGAACACAATACCGAAGACCCTACACGCCCAGTGGTTAAAACATTTTATGATGTTGATCAAAAAGGCTACCAAGCCGCCAAAAGTATCGACTTAACCTCTGATGAAGATTATATCGTCAAGGGCGTACGACCTGATGACTTCAACTTAGATATGAACCAAATTGTCGAGTTTTTATTAAAACAAGGCTAG
- a CDS encoding insulinase family protein gives MEHKKLNLVAALVAAALGTSLVGCAHSPSIDPSQQEIIKSQNDQRQYRYLELENGLRVVLVSDHKADKAAASLDVHIGHMADPKGREGLSHFLEHMLFLGTKKYPKVGEYNEYLKENGGWSNAGTGQEHTNYFFEVNEDALDEALDRFAQFFISPTLDPQYVEREKNAVDSEYNMKIKDDARRIREVLKDTSNQAHPASQFSVGNLDTLADREGSLLIDDLKQQYQTYYSASRMALSVVAKDDLDTLEASVRAKFSQVPTNGTVSSPSQMTPFLPEQLGVKINIEPMKDTRALTLYFPVPTSQQYFKEKPLTLISDLLANEGAGSLYSYLKHKGFIESLNSYYYGPDDFEQFTVTMTLTELGLAQHEEVTQAMFSYLRLIAEQGLKPLYFDELKAIAKTNFDFQEKYSAANTARSISSQLQYFAPKYVLSSDYIYERFSADLVKEYLAYLTPENMRQVLIAKGLETNKIQPEYQTPYAMVSLTEQQLKFYQSDEINPAFALPKANPFIAKNLTMKPLDAGNAIPEVIFEQHGFKLWHKQDSEFLVPKASINVQIYSDLAGQDASSRAKNFLYNALLKDSLNEFGYPAKQAGLNYNLWSTNQGMGFGVNGYDEKQVDLLTTINQRVRNLNIDPAAFELHKNRLIRAWGNAKFNRPYSQGLSVLREIQRNQMYSPEQLAGALSDVTIAQLQSYIQAFHQEIEVEVLAHGNIQRVESLDLAKRLYQFNMADATPKLRAAKEVRVNDSNDALIRELDIDHPDSSLIMSYINPDKSLQTKAHYALLGNIINAPFFKSIRTEQQLGYIVAGRATTLDELSGLYFLIQSPKEGPVELQRRVEQFFASFKLELEQMTPQQYDDFKQGLIKDLSAKDKNLNERTAHYWSEINAKVVNFDSDEQLITYVKALKQGDLIPLFEIATQTVKPFIVRSFGQVHRDSDDFKASENSLDICRQSGCFATGLTRSIKM, from the coding sequence ATGGAACATAAAAAATTAAACTTAGTCGCAGCGCTCGTTGCCGCAGCTTTAGGCACATCATTAGTAGGTTGTGCGCACTCTCCCTCCATCGACCCGTCACAGCAAGAAATAATTAAAAGCCAAAATGACCAACGCCAATATCGTTATTTAGAATTAGAAAATGGTTTAAGAGTCGTGCTTGTCTCAGATCATAAAGCAGATAAAGCCGCAGCATCACTTGATGTACATATTGGCCACATGGCAGATCCTAAAGGCCGTGAAGGTTTATCCCATTTTCTTGAGCATATGCTGTTCTTAGGCACAAAAAAATATCCAAAAGTCGGCGAATATAACGAATATTTAAAAGAAAATGGTGGTTGGTCAAATGCTGGGACAGGGCAAGAACATACCAATTATTTCTTTGAGGTAAATGAAGACGCTCTTGACGAAGCACTTGATCGCTTCGCACAATTTTTTATCTCTCCAACGCTCGATCCACAATATGTTGAGCGTGAAAAAAATGCAGTTGATTCTGAATATAATATGAAGATTAAAGATGATGCGCGTCGTATTCGTGAAGTACTCAAAGACACATCGAATCAAGCGCATCCAGCTAGCCAGTTTTCGGTCGGTAATCTTGATACATTGGCAGATCGAGAAGGCAGCTTATTAATTGATGATTTAAAGCAACAGTATCAAACCTATTATTCAGCGAGCCGGATGGCGTTATCTGTGGTTGCTAAAGATGACTTAGATACTTTGGAAGCCTCGGTGAGAGCGAAATTTTCACAAGTGCCGACAAATGGCACTGTGTCTTCCCCTTCACAAATGACGCCTTTTTTACCTGAGCAGTTAGGGGTAAAAATCAACATTGAACCGATGAAAGATACTCGAGCGTTAACCTTGTATTTTCCGGTGCCGACTTCTCAGCAATATTTTAAAGAAAAACCCCTTACATTAATCAGTGATTTACTTGCCAATGAAGGGGCAGGTAGCTTGTATAGCTACTTAAAGCACAAAGGGTTTATCGAGTCTCTCAATAGCTATTATTATGGCCCTGATGACTTTGAACAGTTTACCGTGACGATGACGTTGACTGAGCTTGGGCTCGCGCAGCATGAAGAAGTCACACAGGCGATGTTTTCGTATCTACGTTTGATTGCAGAGCAAGGCTTAAAACCTTTGTACTTTGACGAACTAAAAGCCATAGCAAAAACAAACTTTGATTTTCAAGAAAAATACTCAGCCGCGAATACTGCCCGTAGTATTTCTTCGCAATTACAATATTTTGCTCCGAAATATGTGCTGAGTTCAGATTATATTTATGAGCGTTTTTCAGCTGATTTAGTCAAAGAGTATTTGGCTTATTTAACTCCAGAGAATATGCGCCAAGTCTTGATAGCGAAAGGCTTAGAAACAAACAAAATTCAGCCTGAATATCAAACGCCGTATGCCATGGTATCGTTAACTGAGCAGCAGCTAAAATTTTATCAAAGTGATGAAATTAATCCGGCATTCGCTTTGCCAAAAGCGAATCCGTTTATCGCGAAAAATTTAACGATGAAACCGCTTGATGCCGGAAATGCTATTCCCGAAGTGATTTTTGAACAACATGGTTTTAAATTGTGGCACAAACAAGATAGTGAGTTTTTAGTACCAAAAGCATCGATTAATGTGCAAATTTATTCAGACCTTGCTGGGCAAGATGCAAGCTCGCGCGCCAAGAACTTTTTGTACAATGCCTTGTTAAAAGATAGCCTTAATGAGTTTGGTTATCCGGCAAAACAAGCGGGGCTTAACTATAACTTATGGTCGACCAATCAAGGAATGGGGTTTGGAGTAAATGGTTATGATGAAAAGCAAGTTGACCTATTAACAACTATTAATCAACGTGTGCGTAATTTAAATATTGATCCTGCTGCGTTTGAGCTTCATAAAAACAGGCTGATCCGCGCATGGGGTAATGCCAAGTTTAACCGCCCTTATTCACAAGGTTTGTCAGTCCTAAGGGAGATTCAGCGCAATCAAATGTATTCGCCTGAGCAGTTGGCAGGTGCTCTCTCTGATGTGACTATTGCGCAATTACAGTCGTATATACAAGCATTTCATCAAGAGATTGAAGTTGAAGTATTGGCACATGGTAATATTCAACGGGTAGAGTCATTGGATTTAGCAAAACGCCTTTATCAATTTAATATGGCTGATGCGACTCCAAAATTGCGAGCTGCAAAAGAAGTGCGAGTCAATGATAGCAATGATGCGCTGATCCGTGAGCTCGACATCGATCACCCTGATTCATCTTTAATCATGAGCTACATCAATCCAGATAAGTCGCTGCAAACAAAAGCGCACTATGCATTGTTGGGCAATATTATTAATGCGCCATTCTTTAAATCGATTCGCACAGAGCAGCAACTTGGTTACATAGTCGCAGGTCGTGCGACGACCTTAGATGAGTTATCGGGGTTGTATTTCTTAATTCAGTCGCCTAAAGAAGGCCCGGTAGAATTACAGCGTCGTGTGGAGCAGTTCTTTGCTAGTTTTAAGCTTGAACTTGAGCAAATGACCCCGCAGCAATACGATGACTTCAAGCAGGGGCTGATTAAAGATTTATCAGCTAAAGATAAAAACCTCAATGAACGCACCGCTCATTATTGGTCAGAAATCAATGCCAAAGTGGTGAACTTTGATAGTGATGAGCAACTTATCACCTATGTTAAAGCACTAAAACAAGGCGATTTAATTCCTTTGTTTGAGATTGCGACACAAACAGTGAAACCGTTTATTGTCCGCAGCTTTGGTCAAGTTCATCGCGATAGTGATGACTTTAAAGCTAGTGAAAACAGCCTTGATATTTGCCGCCAGAGCGGTTGTTTTGCCACTGGGTTGACCCGTAGTATCAAAATGTAA
- a CDS encoding M28 family peptidase, translated as MKKLLISIALTGLSLHASAEALFNPTQLKQVAEIRQQAMQSPLAYEILTSLTTEIGPRYPGTENDKLAVKWAQDKFNHLGFDKVWLEPANFPDWRRYSESGKIISPSEQPLHLTALGNSVSTPKDGITADVIIFETLEELKAAPIDAAKDKIVFINYRMNRDIDGNGYGPAVQARNSGAVEAAKKGAIGYMMRSVSTSHHRFAHTGGSHYQEGTSKIPTVAIANPDADQVARLIALGNPVKVNINVQAEDLGQGSGFNVIGQFNGAETPEQYVLIGGHLDSWDLGTGALDDGAGVALTMAAAKFINSVQRPKRSIRVVLFAAEELGLWGAKDYAKAHKKELSNIVAAAESDFGADVVYAFESNVSAASLPIVREIAKQLAPLNIEYIGRNKAGGGPDLIPLKNTASIPVFSLHQDGTDYFDYHHTADDTLDKVDPAKLQQNAAAYAVFAFMAADAPYAIRGK; from the coding sequence ATGAAAAAACTACTGATTTCAATCGCATTAACAGGACTGAGCTTACATGCTTCTGCAGAAGCACTTTTTAATCCAACCCAGCTCAAACAGGTCGCTGAAATTCGCCAGCAAGCGATGCAAAGCCCTCTTGCTTATGAAATTCTCACATCACTGACAACAGAAATAGGCCCTCGCTACCCAGGCACTGAAAATGACAAATTAGCGGTAAAATGGGCTCAAGATAAATTCAATCACTTAGGGTTTGACAAAGTGTGGCTCGAACCTGCGAACTTTCCTGACTGGCGTCGTTACAGCGAATCAGGGAAAATTATTTCGCCTAGTGAGCAACCTCTTCATTTAACGGCGCTTGGCAATAGTGTCAGTACACCTAAAGATGGCATTACTGCCGATGTCATTATTTTTGAAACGCTCGAAGAATTAAAAGCAGCACCAATAGATGCAGCCAAAGACAAAATTGTCTTTATTAATTACCGTATGAATCGTGATATCGACGGCAATGGTTATGGCCCAGCCGTACAAGCGCGTAATTCTGGCGCGGTCGAAGCAGCCAAAAAAGGGGCGATAGGTTACATGATGCGCTCAGTAAGTACATCACATCATCGCTTTGCCCATACTGGTGGCAGCCATTACCAAGAAGGCACCTCTAAAATACCAACGGTTGCTATTGCAAACCCAGATGCAGATCAAGTCGCGCGTTTAATTGCGTTAGGCAATCCTGTAAAAGTGAATATTAATGTTCAAGCAGAAGATCTAGGCCAAGGGAGCGGGTTTAATGTCATAGGCCAATTTAACGGCGCAGAAACCCCAGAGCAATACGTTCTGATAGGCGGCCACTTGGACTCATGGGACTTAGGAACCGGAGCTCTCGATGATGGTGCAGGCGTAGCCTTAACTATGGCAGCAGCAAAGTTTATTAATTCAGTTCAACGTCCTAAACGCAGTATTCGTGTGGTTTTATTTGCCGCTGAAGAACTCGGGTTATGGGGCGCAAAAGATTACGCAAAAGCACATAAAAAAGAGCTTTCAAATATTGTTGCTGCTGCAGAGTCTGATTTTGGGGCTGATGTCGTGTATGCTTTTGAATCAAATGTATCGGCTGCTTCACTGCCGATTGTTCGTGAAATAGCCAAGCAGTTAGCACCGCTTAACATCGAATACATTGGTCGCAACAAAGCCGGTGGTGGCCCTGACTTAATTCCACTAAAAAATACCGCGTCTATTCCGGTGTTTAGTTTGCACCAAGATGGCACTGACTATTTCGATTACCATCACACCGCCGATGACACGCTAGATAAAGTAGATCCAGCCAAGTTGCAACAAAACGCAGCTGCGTATGCCGTGTTTGCTTTTATGGCTGCCGATGCACCCTATGCGATACGTGGTAAATAA
- a CDS encoding response regulator transcription factor: MRILLVEDDDRVASFLERGLRAEGYFIVRACDGREGLELAQEGDFQLILLDIMLPSLNGLEVCQALRIKKNQVPIIMLTAMDESQDIIKGLRLGADDYVTKPFAYDELLARIEAVTRRTPNEIKNTDTLEFGPLNFDRASYIVSLDNEEISLTVKEMAILELLMTNTGKYLSRERILSNVWGMEMDPMTNVVDVYIGKLRKKLTIESKGESMIETKRGIGYRLVLVE; this comes from the coding sequence ATGAGAATATTATTAGTAGAAGATGATGATCGCGTTGCAAGCTTTTTAGAGCGCGGGCTTCGCGCAGAAGGGTATTTTATTGTTCGAGCCTGCGATGGTCGAGAAGGTCTTGAGTTAGCTCAAGAAGGTGATTTTCAACTTATCTTGCTCGATATCATGCTACCAAGTTTAAACGGTCTCGAAGTATGCCAAGCGCTTCGAATCAAAAAGAATCAAGTCCCCATTATTATGCTAACCGCAATGGATGAGTCGCAAGATATTATCAAAGGCTTGCGTTTAGGCGCTGATGATTATGTCACAAAGCCCTTTGCTTATGATGAGTTACTCGCACGAATTGAAGCTGTTACTCGTCGCACCCCTAACGAAATTAAAAACACAGATACACTTGAGTTCGGTCCACTTAATTTCGACCGTGCCAGCTATATTGTCTCGCTAGATAACGAAGAAATTTCACTGACAGTCAAAGAGATGGCTATTTTAGAGCTCTTAATGACAAATACAGGAAAATACCTGAGCCGCGAACGTATTTTAAGTAATGTCTGGGGAATGGAAATGGACCCAATGACAAACGTCGTCGATGTGTACATTGGTAAATTACGTAAAAAGCTAACCATCGAAAGCAAAGGCGAGAGCATGATAGAAACTAAACGAGGCATTGGATACCGCTTAGTTTTAGTTGAATAA
- a CDS encoding sensor histidine kinase, with protein MPIEDKYYLHPSGLGLPVAKAIIDGHGGHISLQPNSHGQGCTATVLLPILGVETA; from the coding sequence ATGCCCATAGAGGATAAGTATTATCTTCACCCTTCGGGATTAGGATTACCCGTAGCAAAAGCCATAATAGATGGTCATGGCGGCCATATTTCATTACAGCCCAATAGTCATGGTCAAGGCTGTACCGCAACAGTCTTGTTGCCCATTTTAGGTGTTGAAACAGCATGA